In Prunus dulcis chromosome 2, ALMONDv2, whole genome shotgun sequence, a single genomic region encodes these proteins:
- the LOC117618732 gene encoding UDP-glycosyltransferase 76F1-like, translating into MEQSRGLRLILLPLPFQGHINPMLELGNLLHSKGFSITIVHTKFNSLNPSSHPHFTFHSIPVDLSESEASIKEAGRLLSLINAKCVEPFRERLATLLSDAEEDPVACLISDPLLHFTRSVAESFELPRILLRTGGAASFAVYAAFPLLKEKGYLPIQDSRLEEPVTELSPFKVKDLPRMDTCDPESFYQLITNMANEPKASSGLIFNTFEDLEQHALATLRQDSYPNIPIFPIGPFHKCDSAASSSSTGLLTEDQSCISWLNTQAPKSVVYVSFGSIAAVKEAQFLEIAWGLANSNHPFLWVVRPGLVHGSEPLPDGFLESLNGRGHIVKWAPQKQVLAHPAVGAFWTHNGWNSTLESVCEGVPMICMPCFSDQMANARYVSHVWKVGVQIEHGIERVEIERTINLLMVEKEGEDIRDRALKLMEKAIICLKEGGSSYQSLDGLVKHILSIKSFAFGKQSE; encoded by the exons ATGGAGCAAAGCAGAGGTCTGAGATTGATACTTCTCCCACTGCCATTTCAAGGCCATATAAACCCAATGCTAGAACTGGGCAACCTTCTTCACTCCAAAGGCTTCTCCATAACCATCGTCCACACCAAGTTCAACTCTCTCAACCCTTCAAGCCACCCACACTTCACCTTCCACTCAATCCCTGTCGACTTATCTGAATCTGAGGCCTCCATAAAGGAAGCTGGCCGTCTTCTTTCTCTTATAAACGCTAAATGTGTTGAGCCTTTCAGGGAACGCTTGGCTACCTTGTTATCCGATGCAGAGGAGGACCCTGTTGCTTGCTTGATCTCAGATCCTCTCCTTCACTTCACTCGATCAGTTGCAGAGAGCTTTGAGCTCCCAAGGATTCTGTTAAGGACTGGGGGCGCCGCTTCCTTTGCTGTTTATGCTGCTTTTCCACTTTTGAAGGAAAAGGGTTACCTCCCAATACAAG ATTCTCGACTAGAAGAGCCAGTGACAGAGCTGTCACCTTTCAAAGTTAAAGACCTGCCCAGAATGGACACTTGTGACCCTGAGAGTTTTTACCAACTGATAACCAACATGGCAAATGAACCTAAGGCCTCATCTGGACTCATTTTCAACACTTTCGAAGACCTTGAACAACATGCACTTGCCACACTTCGCCAAGATTCTTACCCCAATATTCCAATTTTCCCAATAGGCCCATTTCACAAGTGTGACTCTGCAGCATCCTCTTCTTCAACTGGCTTATTAACAGAAGACCAGAGTTGCATTTCATGGCTAAACACTCAAGCACCGAAATCTGTTGTGTATGTTAGCTTTGGGAGCATTGCTGCAGTAAAAGAAGCTCAGTTTTTGGAGATAGCTTGGGGACTAGCCAACAGCAACCACCCATTCTTGTGGGTAGTTCGACCCGGATTAGTCCATGGATCAGAACCATTGCCTGATGGGTTTCTTGAGAGTTTGAATGGGAGGGGCCACATTGTGAAATGGGCTCCACAGAAACAAGTACTGGCTCATCCAGCAGTTGGAGCCTTTTGGACTCACAATGGTTGGAATTCTACATTGGAGAGTGTTTGTGAGGGGGTCCCTATGATTTGCATGCCATGTTTCAGTGATCAAATGGCCAATGCAAGATATGTGAGCCATGTTTGGAAGGTTGGGGTGCAGATAGAGCATGGCATTGAGAGAGTTGAGATTGAAAGAACCATTAATTTGTTAATGGTGGAAAAAGAAGGGGAAGATATCAGAGACAGAGCATTGAAGCTAATGGAGAAGGCAATTATTTGCCTCAAAGAAGGTGGCTCTTCATACCAATCTTTGGATGGCTTGGTTAAACatattttatcaataaaatcctTTGCTTTTGGAAAGCAGAGTGAGTGA
- the LOC117618379 gene encoding UDP-glycosyltransferase 76F1-like, whose product KGLLRSRLKTIAAFPLLREKGYLPIQESRLEEPVTEFPPLKIKDLPLINRCASEDYNKLVAGLSNGAKASCGLIFNTFEHLEQHALATISQKISNVPIFPIGPFHKFFPAASSSSSGLLSEDQSCIPWLNTQAPKSVVYVSFGSLAAIKEAQFLEIAWGLANSNQPFLWVVRPGFVHGSEPFPLGFVESLNGRGHIVQWAPQKQVLAHPAVGAFWTRNGWNSTLESVCEGVPMICMPCFTDQLVNARYASDVWKVGLQLEDGMERCMIEKTIRKLMVEKEGEEIRDRALKLMEKANLCFKRGGSSCQSLDGLVKHILSLEPFVFQTQSQ is encoded by the exons AAAGGGCTTCTTAGGTCTAGGTTGAAAACGATTGCTGCATTTCCACTTCTGAGGGAAAAAGGTTACCTCCCCATACAAG AGTCTCGACTAGAAGAGCCGGTGACAGAGTTTCCacctctcaaaatcaaagaCCTTCCTTTGATCAACAGGTGTGCCTCAGAGGATTATAATAAGCTAGTAGCCGGCCTGTCAAATGGAGCCAAAGCCTCATGTGGGCTCATCTTTAATACTTTTGAACACCTTGAACAACATGCACTGGCCACAATAAGCCAAAAGATTTCCAATGTTCCAATTTTCCCAATAGGTCCATTTCACAAGTTTTTCCCTGcagcctcttcttcttctagtgGCTTATTATCAGAAGACCAGAGTTGCATTCCATGGCTAAACACTCAAGCACCAAAGTCAGTTGTGTATGTTAGCTTTGGGAGCCTTGCTGCAATAAAGGAAGCTCAGTTTTTGGAGATAGCTTGGGGGCTAGCCAACAGCAACCAGCCCTTTTTGTGGGTGGTTCGACCCGGATTCGTCCATGGATCAGAACCATTTCCCCTTGGGTTTGTTGAGAGTTTGAATGGGAGGGGTCACATTGTGCAATGGGCTCCACAGAAACAAGTACTGGCTCATCCAGCAGTTGGAGCCTTTTGGACTCGCAATGGTTGGAATTCTACATTGGAGAGTGTTTGTGAGGGGGTCCCTATGATTTGCATGCCATGTTTCACTGATCAATTGGTGAATGCAAGATATGCAAGTGATGTTTGGAAGGTTGGGTTGCAGTTAGAAGATGGGATGGAGAGATGTATGATTGAGAAAACAATAAGAAAACTAATGGTGGAGAAAGAAGGGGAAGAGATCAGAGACAGAGCGTTAAAGCTGATGGAGAAGGCAAATCTTTGCTTCAAACGAGGTGGCTCGTCATGCCAATCCTTGGATGGATTGGTTAAACACATTTTGTCATTAGAaccatttgtttttcaaactCAGAGTCAGTGA
- the LOC117618380 gene encoding 7-deoxyloganetic acid glucosyltransferase-like → MLINDHNSCMVQFRIGKYKMHALKNWEHVVPDLIVYKFSMELDQRSSGPHVLIFPLPLQSHVTTTLKFAELLCLANFHITFLNSHFVHNRLLRHTDIQSLFARYTRFRFDSITDGLPDDHPRSGARMLEMFDSWSYFGIPKFIEASELPFKESEMDILITSVPGLEDILRRWDLPGFCRTSNVAADKTLQFVIRQSQGNVRADSLMVNTFEELEAPALYHIRDHIPNTYAIGPLHTHLSSRLASIKETAPIASNSLWEEDRSCMAWLDAQPPKSVLYVSFGSITVTTRDELMEIWYGLVNGGKRFLWVMRPDSVVGEGGEGQAPEELLAGTRERVHGGLGTIRGGLEAPGHWWVLDTQWLENIGEHSGWGGNDVLILFC, encoded by the exons ATGTTGATCAATGATCACAACTCTTGCATGGTACAGTTCAGAATTGGTAAATATAAGATGCATGCACTCAAGAACTGGGAGCACGTAGTTCCAGACCTCATAGTTTATAAGTTTTCAATGGAATTGGATCAAAGATCAAGTGGTCCTCATGTTCTCATCTTCCCTTTGCCATTGCAAAGTCATGTCACTACAACGCTCAAGTTTGCAGAGCTACTCTGCCTTGCCAACTTCCACATTACCTTCCTCAATTCCCACTTCGTTCATAATCGCCTTCTTCGTCACACCGACATTCAATCCCTCTTCGCGCGCTATACCAGATTTCGTTTCGACAGCATCACCGACGGTCTACCAGATGACCACCCACGTTCGGGTGCTCGAATGCTAGAGATGTTTGATTCT TGGTCTTATTTTGGTATCCCAAAATTCATTGAAGCCAGTGAGCTTCCCTTCAAAG AAAGCGAAATGGATATTCTGATAACATCTGTGCCAGGACTGGAAGACATTTTGCGGCGGTGGGACCTCCCAGGATTTTGCCGCACCAGCAATGTTGCTGCTGATAAAACTCTGCAATTTGTAATAAGACAGAGCCAAGGCAATGTCAGAGCCGACTCACTCATGGTGAACACGTTTGAAGAACTGGAAGCACCAGCACTCTATCATATACGTGATCACATTCCCAACACTTATGCCATTGGACCACTCCACACCCACCTAAGCTCAAGGCTGGCATCAATCAAGGAAACAGCGCCAATTGCATCAAACAGTCTCTGGGAAGAAGACAGGAGCTGCATGGCATGGCTTGACGCCCAGCCCCCAAAATCAGTTCTCTATGTAAGCTTTGGAAGCATAACAGTCACGACAAGGGATGAACTTATGGAGATTTGGTATGGTTTGGTGAATGGTGGGAAGcggtttttgtgggttatgaGACCTGACTCGGTGGTGGGGGAAGGCGGTGAGGGTCAGGCTCCGGAGGAGCTGTTGGCTGGTACGAGGGAGAGGGTACATGGTGGGTTGGGCACCATAAGAGGAGGTCTTGAAGCACCAGGCCATTGGTGGGTTCTGGACACACAGTGGTTGGAAAACATTGGAGAGCATAGTGGCTGGGGTGGCAATGATGTGTTGATCTTATTTTGCTGA
- the LOC117618531 gene encoding 18.1 kDa class I heat shock protein-like, with the protein MALSLFGGRRSNVFDPFSLDIWDPLEGLGTLANIPSSARETTAIANTRIDWKETPEAHIFIADLPGLKKEEVKVEVDDGKVLQISGERSREEEEKNDKWHRIERSTGKFSRRFRLPDNAKIDQVKASMENGVLTVTVPKEEEKRPQVKAIDISG; encoded by the coding sequence ATGGCTCTCAGCCTCTTTGGTGGCCGGCGAAGCAACGTCTTCGATCCGTTTTCTCTTGACATCTGGGACCCCTTAGAGGGCCTTGGCACTCTGGCCAACATCCCATCCTCTGCTCGCGAAACGACTGCCATCGCCAACACTCGCATTGACTGGAAAGAGACCCCAGAAGCCCACATCTTCATCGCTGACCTCCCGGGGCTGAAGAAGGAGGAAGTGAAAGTTGAGGTTGATGACGGGAAGGTGCTTCAGATTAGCGGAGAGAGGAgcagagaggaggaggagaagaacgACAAGTGGCACAGGATTGAGAGGAGCACGGGCAAGTTTTCGAGGAGGTTCAGGTTGCCGGACAATGCGAAAATTGATCAGGTAAAGGCTAGCATGGAGAATGGGGTTCTCACCGTGACTGTGCccaaggaggaggagaagcgGCCACAGGTCAAGGCCATTGACATCTCTGGCTAA
- the LOC117617119 gene encoding uncharacterized protein LOC117617119, whose amino-acid sequence MRKLCPNLDREDGLETVLEVPIPEEMFDTDNNKNNTTISWHNMKSWMKSSNTDRSQINTVFGSKNAEVQLLLGVIGAPLIPLPIPKDHQPITRTIKDQPIEASMAKYIVKQYIAAVGGEKALNSVESMYAMGKVKMAASEFSTGERSLNSNNNKVKVKSLLRSTGGGGEMGGFVLWQKRPELWCLELVVSGCKISAGSDGKVAWRQTPWHHSHASRGPPRPLRRLLQGLDPRSTANLFSNAVCIGEKAINDEDCFILKLEADPSTLRARSSNNVEIIRHSVWGYFSQRTGLLVQLEDSHLLKIKPSSGTDSGIFWETTMESYVRDYRTVDGINIAHGGSTSVSLFRFGESSETHSRTRMEEVWEIEEVDFNIKGLSMDCFLPPGDLKKEEEEAKCGANAMVISAHSKMPFRIRSASWRISASKVVAFDDDVEYDPDNSESSSDQEL is encoded by the exons ATGAGGAAGCTTTGTCCTAATTTGGACCGTGAAGATGGCCTTGAAACCGTCCTCGAGGTCCCAATCCCGGAAGAGATGTTTGATACCGACaataacaagaacaacaccaccATCTCATGGCACAACATGAAGTCGTGGATGAAATCATCAAACACCGACCGATCACAGATCAACACCGTCTTTGGGAGCAAAAACGCTGAGGTCCAGCTCTTGCTTGGTGTCATTGGTGCTCCTCTCATTCCCCTTCCCATTCCTAAGGACCACCAACCCATCACCCGCACCATCAAAGACCAACCTATC GAGGCTTCAATGGCTAAATACATAGTGAAGCAGTACATAGCAGCGGTGGGGGGAGAGAAGGCCTTGAACTCAGTAGAGAGCATGTATGCAATGGGGAAGGTGAAGATGGCAGCGTCAGAGTTTTCCACCGGAGAGAGGAGCTTGAACAGTAACAATAACAAGGTGAAGGTGAAGAGCTTGTTGAGATCAACTGGAGGTGGTGGCGAGATGGGTGGGTTTGTGCTGTGGCAGAAAAGACCTGAGCTTTGGTGCTTAGAATTGGTGGTGTCTGGTTGCAAAATCAGTGCAGGAAGCGACGGGAAAGTGGCTTGGCGCCAAACTCCATGGCACCACTCTCATGCCTCTCGAGGCCCTCCTCGTCCTCTCAGGCGTCTCCTTCAG GGTCTTGATCCAAGGTCAACAGCCAACTTATTCAGCAATGCAGTTTGCATCGGCGAGAAAGCAATCAACGACGAAGACTGCTTCATCCTCAAGCTGGAAGCCGATCCCTCAACCCTAAGAGCACGAAGCAGCAACAACGTGGAAATAATAAGGCACTCAGTGTGGGGCTACTTCAGCCAAAGAACAGGCCTCCTCGTCCAGCTAGAAGACTCTCACCTACTCAAAATCAAACCCTCCTCAGGAACCGACAGCGGCATTTTCTGGGAGACCACCATGGAGTCTTACGTCCGAGACTACAGAACCGTGGACGGCATCAACATCGCGCACGGCGGCAGCACGTCTGTCTCCTTGTTCAGGTTCGGCGAGAGCTCAGAAACGCATTCCAGGACGAGAATGGAGGAGGTTTGGGAGATTGAGGAGGTTGATTTTAACATCAAGGGCTTGTCCATGGACTGCTTCTTGCCTCCTGGTGACCTAaagaaggaggaagaagaagcaaaatgtGGCGCCAATGCCATGGTGATCAGTGCTCATTCAAAAATGCCGTTTAGAATTCGATCTGCTTCTTGGAGAATCAGTGCTTCTAAAGTTGTTGcatttgatgatgatgttgaatATGATCCTGACAATAGTGAAAGCAGCAGCGACCAAGAATTGTAA